The following coding sequences lie in one Arachis ipaensis cultivar K30076 chromosome B05, Araip1.1, whole genome shotgun sequence genomic window:
- the LOC107641352 gene encoding uncharacterized protein LOC107641352: MVRRMRSVMPGLVGETQSTFVKGQKIHDGALIACETVHWLKTRKKKVAIIKLDFQKTYDLVKWSFVDIVLQKMGFGWRWRELVKECVSSASMSILINDSPSKPFKMERGLRQGDQPSLFLFVLVVDVLHKMVREAVRNKHILSLLIGNDNIELSHLHFADDTILF, from the coding sequence ATGGTTAGGAGGATGAGATCAGTCATGCCAGGTCTAGTTGGGGAGACTCAGAGCACATTTGTAAAGGGTCAAAAAATACATGATGGGGCTCTTATTGCATGCGAAACAGTGCACTGGTTAAAGACGAGAAAGAAGAAAGTGGCAATCATTAAATTAGACTTTCAGAAGACTTATGACCTGGTAAAATGGAGTTTTGTGGATATTGTGCTACAGAAGATGGGCTTTGGTTGGAGATGGAGGGAATTGGTGAAGGAGTGTGTTAGTTCAGCATCTATGTCAATCTTGATAAATGACTCACCATCTAAACCTTTTAAGATGGAGAGGGGCTTGAGACAAGGTGATCAACCATCTCTATTTTTGTTTGTTCTGGTTGTCGATGTTCTGCATAAGATGGTAAGGGAGGCAGTTAGGAACAAACATATTTTGTCACTGCTAATTGGAAACGACAATATAGAGTTATCACACCTACACTTTGCAGATGACACTATATTGTTCTGA
- the LOC107642157 gene encoding uncharacterized protein LOC107642157: MEYNKKNHHLPPPPLPPVSETEEGGGGGESTMECSAKLCKSCTAGLIADCVALCCCPCAVLHCFALAFVKAPWVVGRRCFRLGKKSWSSSSSSSSSSNNKKKKTLIKHNKRRCKCSSSTITTTSSSSTTTTNDFDAVAVVQSTSSETNDVVVGRDDELESVTVNAGFEADEVWLELYQIAHLDFGRISFSDQHNE, translated from the coding sequence ATGGAATACAACAAGAAAAATCaccatcttcctcctcctcctcttccaccTGTTTCCGAGacggaagaaggaggaggaggaggagagagcaCAATGGAGTGCTCGGCGAAGCTGTGCAAGTCGTGCACGGCTGGCCTCATAGCCGACTGTGTCGCGCTATGCTGCTGTCCGTGCGCGGTCTTGCACTGCTTCGCCTTAGCATTTGTAAAGGCTCCATGGGTTGTCGGAAGAAGGTGCTTCCGCTTAGGCAAGAAATCATGGTCGTCGTCGtcgtcttcctcctcctcatctaacaacaagaagaagaaaacacTGATCAAACACAACAAGAGAAGATGCAAATGTTCTTCTTCTACTATTACAACAACTAGTAGTAGTAGTACTACTACTACTAATGATTTTGATGCTGTCGCTGTCGTGCAATCAACATCATCGGAAACCAATGATGTTGTTGTTGGGAGGGACGATGAACTGGAGAGTGTCACTGTCAATGCTGGATTTGAGGCTGACGAGGTTTGGTTAGAGCTTTATCAAATTGCTCATTTGGATTTTGGAAGGATTTCTTTCTCAGACCAACATAATgagtga